In Helianthus annuus cultivar XRQ/B chromosome 9, HanXRQr2.0-SUNRISE, whole genome shotgun sequence, the following are encoded in one genomic region:
- the LOC110874243 gene encoding auxin-responsive protein IAA28, producing the protein MELELALSLSSSASSSSSCFSHFDLNNYSYGNVEAKEVFECLKMHPLKKMKKPCINSDAYNGFHVPQTLPLLFCNKSNQEHDVNDDAINDVESTFIFINHKTKGEENGVVGWPPVKSSRKTLCHRGGWGGGSKSTYVKVQMEGDGIARKINLNLHHSYNTLVHTLAQMFGKCNEDVKLTYQDKEGDWLLAGDVPWGSFVENVKRLKLVKKT; encoded by the exons ATGGAACTTGAACTGGCCCTTTCTCTCTCTTCATCagcttcttcttcatcttcatgtTTTTCACACTTTGATCTCAACAATTACAGCTATGGTAATGTAGAAGCAAAAGAAGTGTTTGAGTGCTTGAAAATGCACcctttgaagaagatgaagaagccTTGTATCAATAGTGATGCTTATAATGGCTTCCATGTACCTCAAACATTGCCTCTTCTTTTCTGCAACAAAAGTAACCAAGAACATGATGTCAATGATGATGCCATTAATGACGTTGAATCCACATTTATATTCATAAATCACAA AACTAAGGGAGAGGAAAACGGTGTGGTTGGGTGGCCGCCGGTGAAATCAAGTAGGAAGACGCTTTGCCACCGTGGCGGTTGGGGTGGAGGGTCAAAGTCAACGTATGTTAAGGTGCAAATGGAAGGAGATGGGATTGCAAGAAAGATTAACCTTAATCTACACCATTCTTACAACACACTCGTCCACACCTTAGCCCAAATGTTCGGGAAGT GTAATGAAGATGTGAAACTAACGTATCAAGACAAAGAAGGCGACTGGTTGCTTGCCGGAGACGTGCCTTGGGG ATCGTTTGTGGAAAACGTTAAGCGTCTAAAACTAGTGAAGAAAACTTGA